From a region of the Lactuca sativa cultivar Salinas chromosome 4, Lsat_Salinas_v11, whole genome shotgun sequence genome:
- the LOC111901541 gene encoding uncharacterized protein LOC111901541 encodes MLHLFFAVAFSAVPLTLYVPPVRSLNLFVQTMEDLWRESSIYTHRVYPRVRYAFCRILDCMLCNTNTPH; translated from the coding sequence ATGCTGCACTTGTTCTTCGCAGTAGCTTTCTCAGCGGTGCCGTTGACTCTGTATGTTCCTCCTGTCAGAAGCTTGAATCTTTTCGTACAAACCATGGAAGATCTATGGAGGGAATCGAGCATCTATACGCATAGGGTTTACCCTCGGGTACGATACGCCTTCTGTAGGATCTTGGATTGTATGCTCTGCAACACCAACACCCCCCATTAG